GTGGAGGGCGACGAGTTCGACTACCGGGCCCTGCTCGACTTTGTCCTGGATCGCAGGGCCGGCATCATGCCGTCGGACCGGCTTTACATCAAGCGGATGAAGCAGCTGCGCGACGTGGCCGTGCTGGTGCTCGTGGACCTGTCGCGCTCCACGGCCAACCGTGCCGCCGGAACGGAACGGACGGTGCTGGATGTGGAGAAAGCTGCCATCGTCCTGATGTGCGAGGCCCTTTCCATTGTCGGGGACCGGTTTGCGGTGGCCGGGTATTCCGGGACCGGCCGGTTCGGGGTCGATTATTTCAGAATCAAGGACTTCGACGAACCCATCGGGCCGGATATTTTCGAAAATGTCAACGCCATGGTGGCCCGCAGGAGCACGCGCATGGGAGCGGCGATCCGGCACGCCACCCTGCAGTTGGAGAAGATTCCGGCCCGGGTGCGGCTGCTGATTGCCATCGGCGACGGATTCCCCAACGACGTGGGATACAAACAGGGGTACGCCATTGCCGACACCCGCAAGGCCGTCCAGGAAGCATTTTCGAGGAACATTGTCTTCAGGGGCATTTCGGTCAACATTGCCGGCGACCCGCGGCTGGACGAGCTGTACGGCCCCTTGAATCATATGGTGATCACCGACGTTTCGGAACTGCCCGACAGGCTGCTGCGGATATACAGTGCCATGACCAGGAGTTGACCCCTGAGGGAAGTAGGGAGTAGGCAGCAGGGCGTAGGGAGGGTTTTTGCTTGTAGCAGACTTCTTACGCCACACTCCCCACTGCTTACTGGTCTGTGAAACGTGAAACGTAAAACGTATGGCGCAAGGCATAAGGCGTGAGGCGTCTGACTTCTGGTTCCTGGCCTCTTGCGAGCCCCGCAGGGTAATATTATTCTTTGTGTCCTTCGTGGCTTGGAGGTTGGATTGCCCTTGCCCCCTGCTTCCGGCCTCCGACCGCTGACCTCCGATCTCCAATTATAGCTCTTGCATGGGGCCCGGTGAAGATCTATCTTAAGGCATGGATATGCTGATTTTCAACGACCTGTTTCGCTGGGAGGGATTCGGCGGCAAACTGCGGCTGGCGAGCGGGCAGTGTCTGCTCAGGATTTACGACCTCAGAAAAGGCGACACCGAAGGGGTTTCCCATCTCAAGCCGTACGTGGTTGTGGCCACGGATCATGAAGCGAGCAAGATGTCGGTGAGAAGCTGCTGCAGCCACATTGCCACGATGGTGGCCGCCGAACACAACATTCCGCCGCAGCGCATGCAGTTCGTGGAGCATTACCCGGAGACGTTCTATGGCAGCAGGGACCAGCAACGGATTCCACGGAAGTTCGATGCGGTCGAGTTCGTCTGGGAAAAAAAGATGGCCCTTCATCCGAAATGGCGAGCGCTGGACGGCCCCCTGCTGGCCTTTTTAGAAGGGCAGTTCTAAAGGGCGTCTACTGACACAGGCTTGTCCGGATGTTTCCATTCAGCCACCGGTTGACAAAGTGCTTTGTCACTGCCGTGTCCACCCCTGCTTCCCCGACGGACACTTCGAGCTTTTCCAGCGATTGCGTGACCTTTTCACCGTCGCCCATGAGGGCGTAGATCTTGATGCTGCGCTGAAAACAGGCGCTCGCTGCGGCATGCTCCCCCCTTTTCTGATAGAGGGTTCCAAGGGCTGATAGATCGTCGGCAATGCCGCTGTGAAATCCTGTTTTTCGATCCGCGTCCAGCGCTTTTCGATAATGGGCGATGCCTTCATCATACCGGCCGGTTTCCGCCATGACGTTGCCCAGGGCATAGTGCAGGGCTCCGGTGGTGGCGTAGCTTTCCGGGTCGGCCGCCTCGAGCGCTTCCCCAAAAAGCCTTTCGGCCTCGGCCGTTTTCTGTTGTGCGGCCATCAGCATTCCCCTGCTTTTCAACAGGGAAACGGATGTTATGCCGTTGCGGTCCGCCGTTTCTTCCGCCGCCGCCAACGTTGCCTGCGCTTCGTGCTGCCGGTTTTCCCTGATCAGAAGCGCCGCTTTGTTGGCCATAACCTGCACGGCACCGCCGTCATCGCCGAGATCGCCATACAGGTCGTGGGACGCGTCAAAAAATAGCATCGCGCTTTCAGGGTCGCCTATTTTGGCGTAGACATTGCCGATGTTGTTGAGGCAGGCGGCAACACCCGGAACCTCGTCTATGGCGGTGAAAAGCTCGTGGGCGCGCAGCAGGTGATCGAGGGCTTTGTGATAGCACCCCTGCTCGTACCACCCGATGCCCCTGCCGAGCTCATTGACGGCCGGTTCCGCCGGGTCGGGTCTGTCATGCGCGGCCTTGCCGCCGGCACAGGCGATCAGAGCGAAGAGAAACAGATAAGATAAAAAGATGCGGAATAGGCGCATGGTGTCTGCTGTTTGATACATACGGTTCAACATTGAGATTAATTCATACCGTTATTGTTTGGTTATGTCAAAAACCACCTGGCCGCCGATGATGGTCATTTCGACGCCGATCTCCTTAATCCTGTCCGGTGGCGCTTCGGTCGGGTCTTGGGAAACAATGGTGAAGTCCGCCAATTTACCGGTTTCGATGGACCCCTTGTCCTTTTCCTCGAACCCGAGACGGGCGTTGTCGATGGTGTACAGCTGGATGGCCCTTTCCGCATCCAGGCGCTCTTCGGGAAGCGAGTGATTGACGGCACAGTGGATGCTGTAGACAGGATTCATGGGGGTGACGTAGCTGTCCGACCCGCCGCCCACCGGCACGCCTGCGTCAATAAGGGATTTGAGCGGGTCGGAGCGCAGGGCTCTTTGGCGGCCCAAGAGGTTGTCCAGGCGCCGGTGTCCGCCGAAGTGATAATTGAAAGGCGGTTGAATTCCCAGGTGGATGCCCAGCTTCACCGCTTTTTTCACCAGGGTGTCGTCGTATATCTCGAAATGTTCGATGCGGTGACGGTGGTTCCGGTCCGGCCATTTTTCCAGCGCCTTTTCGTAGGCGCCAAGGGCCTGGGCCGCGGCGCGGTCACCAACAGCGTGCATGGCAATCTGCAGACCGGCACGGTGCGCCTTTTCTACGAAGGCGTCGATTCCTTCCTGGGGGTAATAGAGGATGCCGTGATTGTCCGGCTGGTCGGTGTAGGGCTCCAGCATCGCGGCGGTGTGCGGTCCGAAATCGCCGTCCAAAAGAATACATCCGCCGATGCGCTGCAGCCCGAAACGGTGGACGGCATCGACATCGAGGGTCTGATACCACGGGACGATCCGCAATGCCAGACCGGGGGCCAGGTCTACCAGGGAGGCGACACTCGGATCGTCGGGCGCGTTCCTGCCTTCCAGGGCGTGGACCGTTGTGAGGCCCACCTCCAGCGCCAGGTCCGCGGCCTTTTTCTGGAATACGTCGAGGCCTGTTTTTTCGACGAACCTGGATCGCATCCGTTCCACGGCAATTTCATGGGCACGGCCCCGCAAGCAGCCGTCAGCATAAAATTCCAGGGCATTGTCGGGCAGGTCGAGCATGTCGAGGCCCATGGAGTTGACCAGCGAGTTGTGGCCGGTGGCGCCCACGATGAAAACCGGGTGCTCCGGAGCGGCACGATCGAGATCCCGGATGCCCGGCAGGCGCCCTGCCGCCAGCCGGTAGTGATTGATGCCCATACCGAATAAAAGTTCGCCGCGCGCTTCTTCGACGGCTGCCTCCCTCAGGGTGTCCTGGACGTCGGCGGCGGAGCCGGCGCGGGAAAAATCGAGGGCCATGGCTTTTATGCCGGTGCCGGTAAAATGGAGGTGGCTGTCGATCAGTCCCGGCAGAACGGTTTTGCCGCGCAGATCGATCACCCTGGCATCCGCATCGAAAGCGTCGATTTCGTCCGAGGCACCCACGGCGTGAATGTGTCCAGCGCGCACGGCAACCGCCCGGGCACGGGGCTGCTTCGGGTTCATCGTGATGATGTTGGCGTTGGTCAGTACGAGGCTGTCGTTCATCGCGGCTTTTTCTCTAAGGTTTAGATCGGTTCGATTTTTGTGCGGCAAAGCCACAGGCCATGCGAGACAGTATGGCTTTTTTTAGCCGATATTTCCAGTGTAATATTTGTATCTTGGGGACGTTCATAAATATATAAATACCTTCATCCCTAAGAATAGTTATTTATATATTTATGAACGTCCCTCAAGCTTAAAAATCAAGCCCGAACCAGGCATTTCAAATTTTTCCGACGGTTTTTGTTGCCAAAACCGGGAAAATAGGTCAAACAGGACGCGTTGAACCGCATAAACCGGATGAAAAAGGAGTGAAAAAAATGATCCTGAACCCCAAGGAAAACCAATACGAGTACCTGGATGAAAAATCGCGGTCCATTATGTTGAAAACCATCGCCTTTTTCGAGAACAAGGGTAAACAGAAGCTCAAGGAGGACTATCACGGCAAGGTGTGGTATGCGGATTTCATCGAGTTTGTAAAAAAGGAAAAGATTTTCGCTACCCTGCTGACGCCTTCGGCCTACGGCAAGGAGGGCTGCCGCTGGGACACCCACAGGAACTGTGCATTCAACGAAATTTTAGGGTTTTACGGCCTGCCGTACTGGTACACCTGGCAGGTGACCATCCTTGGCCTGGGACCCATCTGGATGGGCAACAATGAGGCGGTGAAAACCAAAACGGCGCAGCTTCTGGAAGAGGGCGGCATCTTTGCTTTCGGGTTGTCGGAAAAAACCCACGGCGCCGATCTGTATTCGAGTGAAATGGCCTTGACGCCCCTGGGGGATGGCAAATACGTGGCCGACGGTGGCAAGTACTATATCGGCAACGCCAATGAAGCCGCCCTGGTGTCGACTTTCGGAAAGGACACGGAAACCGATGAGTATGTGTTCTTCGTGGCGGATCCCCGGCACCAAAACTACGATCTGGTAAAAAACGTGGTCAGTTCCCAGAACTATGTGGC
The Deltaproteobacteria bacterium DNA segment above includes these coding regions:
- a CDS encoding amidohydrolase, giving the protein MNDSLVLTNANIITMNPKQPRARAVAVRAGHIHAVGASDEIDAFDADARVIDLRGKTVLPGLIDSHLHFTGTGIKAMALDFSRAGSAADVQDTLREAAVEEARGELLFGMGINHYRLAAGRLPGIRDLDRAAPEHPVFIVGATGHNSLVNSMGLDMLDLPDNALEFYADGCLRGRAHEIAVERMRSRFVEKTGLDVFQKKAADLALEVGLTTVHALEGRNAPDDPSVASLVDLAPGLALRIVPWYQTLDVDAVHRFGLQRIGGCILLDGDFGPHTAAMLEPYTDQPDNHGILYYPQEGIDAFVEKAHRAGLQIAMHAVGDRAAAQALGAYEKALEKWPDRNHRHRIEHFEIYDDTLVKKAVKLGIHLGIQPPFNYHFGGHRRLDNLLGRQRALRSDPLKSLIDAGVPVGGGSDSYVTPMNPVYSIHCAVNHSLPEERLDAERAIQLYTIDNARLGFEEKDKGSIETGKLADFTIVSQDPTEAPPDRIKEIGVEMTIIGGQVVFDITKQ
- a CDS encoding tetratricopeptide repeat protein, giving the protein MYQTADTMRLFRIFLSYLFLFALIACAGGKAAHDRPDPAEPAVNELGRGIGWYEQGCYHKALDHLLRAHELFTAIDEVPGVAACLNNIGNVYAKIGDPESAMLFFDASHDLYGDLGDDGGAVQVMANKAALLIRENRQHEAQATLAAAEETADRNGITSVSLLKSRGMLMAAQQKTAEAERLFGEALEAADPESYATTGALHYALGNVMAETGRYDEGIAHYRKALDADRKTGFHSGIADDLSALGTLYQKRGEHAAASACFQRSIKIYALMGDGEKVTQSLEKLEVSVGEAGVDTAVTKHFVNRWLNGNIRTSLCQ